The proteins below are encoded in one region of Myxococcales bacterium:
- a CDS encoding NAD(P)/FAD-dependent oxidoreductase: MPHFDDIVLGAGMGGLSVAALLARSGRRVLVLEAHDVPGGYAHTFEVRGQRFCAQVHYIFGCGEGEGVHSVLAKLGLVAQVPFVRLDPEGFDHVVVAGERFRIPNGLSKFRERLLQRFPGAELPIRRYFQVIAAIDEELTRSDELPDRITPWTLLGSGYRFRHLLRYRHATLEQLFDRVRMPNLVRAILAGQSGDYLLPPRDVSLLLHVALVCGYDRGAYYPRFHYHQFVESIAGVIRGAPGSELLLGRKVERIHVSNGRVTSVSTTDGTSFTAERFISNIDPRRTAALAGGWQPSRADQRRLDYEYSASTFSMYLVLSGLDLREYGFGSYNVWRYPHPDLNRIYDDQLLANDLTNPWLFLSTPTLHSDEPGICPPGRQILEVATACDYGHFARLRRDDRRAYYLAKNRIREDVLDILEAEFVPNLRRHLELRLTGTGPTNERYCGAPEGNAYGARLTPRHVGPERRPYRTSLDNLWMVGATAGFPSVAGTIGAGARLYRELTGDGV, translated from the coding sequence GTGCCTCATTTCGACGACATCGTGCTCGGTGCGGGCATGGGCGGGCTGAGCGTCGCGGCGCTCCTGGCGCGGAGCGGGCGTCGCGTGCTGGTGCTCGAGGCTCACGACGTCCCTGGAGGATACGCGCACACCTTCGAGGTTCGCGGTCAGCGTTTCTGCGCGCAGGTTCATTACATCTTCGGCTGCGGAGAGGGGGAGGGCGTGCACTCCGTCTTGGCCAAGCTCGGCCTGGTCGCGCAGGTGCCGTTCGTGCGCCTGGATCCGGAAGGCTTCGATCACGTGGTCGTCGCCGGCGAGCGCTTCCGGATCCCGAACGGGCTGTCGAAGTTTCGGGAGCGCCTGCTCCAGCGATTTCCCGGGGCGGAGCTGCCGATCCGGCGCTACTTCCAGGTGATCGCCGCCATCGACGAGGAGCTGACGCGCAGCGACGAGCTGCCGGACCGCATCACTCCCTGGACCCTGCTCGGCTCAGGCTACCGGTTCCGTCACCTGCTGCGGTATCGACACGCAACACTCGAACAGCTGTTCGATCGGGTGCGCATGCCCAACCTGGTGCGAGCGATTCTCGCTGGGCAGAGCGGCGACTACTTGCTGCCTCCACGCGACGTCTCGCTGCTGTTGCATGTCGCACTGGTGTGCGGATACGACCGCGGCGCGTACTACCCGCGCTTCCACTACCACCAGTTCGTCGAGAGCATCGCCGGTGTCATCCGGGGTGCGCCGGGTTCGGAGCTGCTGCTCGGCCGCAAGGTCGAGCGCATCCACGTCTCGAACGGGCGAGTCACCTCCGTCAGCACCACAGACGGCACCAGTTTCACTGCTGAGCGCTTCATCTCCAACATCGATCCCAGGCGCACGGCTGCGCTCGCGGGGGGGTGGCAGCCAAGCCGGGCGGACCAGCGCCGCCTGGACTACGAGTACTCTGCGAGCACGTTCAGCATGTACCTCGTGCTCTCTGGGCTCGATCTGCGTGAATATGGTTTCGGCTCGTACAACGTGTGGCGTTACCCGCACCCCGATTTGAACCGCATCTACGACGATCAGCTGCTGGCCAACGACCTGACCAATCCCTGGCTCTTCCTCTCCACGCCGACTCTTCACTCCGACGAGCCCGGGATCTGTCCGCCCGGACGCCAGATCTTGGAGGTCGCTACGGCCTGCGACTACGGACATTTTGCACGCCTCCGCCGCGACGACCGGCGGGCGTATTACCTGGCCAAGAATCGCATTCGGGAGGACGTCCTCGACATTCTCGAGGCCGAGTTCGTCCCGAACCTGCGGCGCCACCTCGAGCTCAGGCTCACCGGTACCGGGCCGACCAACGAGCGCTACTGCGGCGCGCCCGAGGGGAACGCCTACGGCGCGCGGCTGACTCCACGTCACGTGGGGCCCGAGCGACGCCCCTACCGGACTTCCCTCGACAACCTCTGGATGGTTGGCGCGACCGCGGGCTTCCCGAGTGTCGCGGGTACGATCGGTGCCGGCGCCCGCTTGTACCGGGAGCTGACGGGCGATGGCGTGTAG
- a CDS encoding MarR family transcriptional regulator, producing MRVLWGVDHSLRSASKRLLAVAGVTGPQRLVLRMVGRFPNTSAGSLAELLHVHPSTLTGVLHRLERAGLLQRRHDPADGRRALFRLSAKGAAVDGMRAGTVEDAVRGALAGLPAAKIAAAREVLTAVHAALDSQNQGVKPPARRAKKRARPRPR from the coding sequence ATGCGCGTGCTCTGGGGGGTCGACCACTCGCTCCGCTCGGCATCCAAGCGGCTGTTGGCGGTTGCGGGGGTAACCGGGCCACAGCGGCTGGTCCTGCGGATGGTCGGCCGATTTCCCAACACCTCCGCCGGATCGCTCGCCGAGTTGCTGCATGTGCACCCGAGCACGCTCACCGGCGTGCTTCATCGCCTGGAGCGAGCCGGGCTGCTTCAGCGTCGTCACGATCCCGCGGACGGGCGCCGTGCCCTCTTCCGTTTGTCGGCGAAGGGCGCCGCAGTGGACGGCATGCGCGCGGGGACGGTCGAGGACGCGGTGCGCGGCGCGCTTGCGGGCCTACCCGCGGCGAAGATCGCCGCGGCTCGCGAGGTGCTCACTGCCGTGCACGCCGCGCTCGATTCTCAGAATCAAGGCGTGAAGCCCCCCGCTCGCCGCGCCAAGAAACGCGCTCGACCGCGACCTCGCTGA
- a CDS encoding cation:proton antiporter codes for MNVAPFLLAVAGIFLIGAAGEAVFRRTNVPDVIWLILVGILLGPILHFVTRENLTQIAPYFAAVTLVIVLFEGGSKLDLADVSRAAPRSALLALCTFTLAVSLVALVSMGAKWVGWLSPEWTWTHGLLLGAILGGSSSIIIMPAMQQAKVDAKIASLVGLESAFTDAFCVVAASALIDILSIKATPGQSPAAALLTSFGIGAGIGAVSGGTWLLILRFIRDSEHAYPITLSSLIVLYVAIDHAGGSAALGILTFAVIVGNAKSISEKVGLVGQRGLGRDVRGFHTQMAFIIKSFFFTFIGAMLGPPFGLLVLGVLIGLLLFAIRIPGVGLATLGTGFTRSEKRLVAVSLPRGMAAGVLATLPAAAGVPGTENLPTPVFAAVFTTILTFAVGFPLARRGLPTPVAGEATPESAAPEWLAESLPAPPVAPIAPASPNLTLPLPQPAPDPSGAGAEPAPLGEVSAPAGPKESPTE; via the coding sequence ATGAACGTCGCGCCCTTCCTGCTGGCGGTGGCCGGCATCTTCTTGATCGGCGCCGCGGGTGAAGCGGTGTTCCGGCGCACGAACGTGCCGGATGTCATCTGGCTGATCCTGGTGGGCATCTTGCTCGGGCCAATCTTGCACTTCGTCACCCGGGAGAACCTGACGCAGATCGCCCCGTACTTCGCCGCGGTCACCCTGGTCATCGTTTTGTTCGAGGGGGGCAGCAAGCTCGATCTCGCCGACGTGTCCAGGGCAGCCCCTCGCTCCGCGTTGCTGGCCCTTTGCACCTTCACACTTGCCGTCTCCCTCGTCGCTCTGGTGAGCATGGGTGCCAAATGGGTGGGCTGGTTGTCTCCCGAGTGGACGTGGACACACGGCCTCTTGCTCGGCGCAATTCTGGGCGGCTCCAGCTCGATCATCATCATGCCGGCCATGCAGCAGGCGAAGGTCGACGCGAAGATCGCTAGCTTGGTCGGCCTCGAGTCCGCCTTCACCGACGCCTTCTGTGTGGTCGCGGCCAGTGCTTTGATCGACATCCTGTCAATCAAAGCAACGCCTGGTCAGTCCCCGGCCGCAGCGCTCCTGACCTCGTTCGGCATCGGAGCCGGAATCGGAGCCGTTTCCGGCGGCACTTGGCTGCTGATCTTGCGCTTCATTCGTGACAGCGAGCACGCCTATCCGATCACACTCTCATCGTTGATCGTTCTCTACGTGGCGATCGACCATGCCGGCGGAAGCGCCGCTCTGGGCATCTTGACCTTTGCCGTCATCGTCGGAAACGCCAAGAGCATCAGCGAGAAGGTGGGGCTCGTGGGGCAGCGGGGGCTCGGTCGGGATGTGCGTGGTTTTCACACGCAGATGGCATTCATCATCAAGTCGTTCTTTTTCACGTTCATCGGCGCAATGCTGGGGCCGCCGTTCGGGCTGCTCGTCCTCGGCGTCCTGATCGGACTGTTGCTCTTTGCGATCCGAATTCCCGGTGTGGGACTGGCGACGCTCGGCACCGGCTTCACTCGGTCGGAGAAGCGACTGGTCGCCGTTTCGCTACCGCGTGGCATGGCCGCCGGTGTGCTGGCCACGTTGCCCGCCGCAGCCGGAGTGCCCGGGACCGAGAACCTCCCGACGCCGGTGTTCGCCGCGGTCTTCACCACTATTCTGACCTTCGCCGTGGGGTTCCCGCTGGCCCGGCGCGGGCTCCCCACGCCGGTTGCTGGCGAAGCCACACCCGAGAGTGCGGCACCGGAATGGCTGGCCGAATCCCTCCCCGCCCCGCCGGTTGCGCCGATCGCGCCGGCGTCCCCAAACCTCACGCTGCCGCTGCCCCAGCCGGCTCCCGACCCGAGCGGGGCTGGCGCAGAGCCGGCGCCGCTCGGCGAAGTCAGCGCTCCCGCTGGCCCGAAGGAGTCGCCGACCGAGTGA
- a CDS encoding mechanosensitive ion channel, with translation MLATSPAYAQDAPDIGKLAGLIRWGGVFLSVLVIVGSTVVVRIAGDIATRLSKRFANRRPTIQKFESALRFIIYIGAAAICISLSVRLDSTALTVIGGALAFAVGFAMRDLVAAFIAGITIMFDRPFQVGDRVAYAGEYGDILKIGLRSVQMNTLDHNIVTIPNNKILTDVTSSGNYGALEMQVAMDFYVGVDQNAELAADLIKEACLTSPYVYFDQPIPVLAKQVIVQEYVAVHLKARPYVFDCRYEKPFETDVHFRVLRAFAEHGILPPAILHRNVNESSAAAKRRAEAPIISQN, from the coding sequence ATGCTCGCCACGAGCCCGGCCTACGCGCAGGACGCCCCCGACATCGGCAAGCTCGCGGGTCTGATTCGCTGGGGTGGGGTCTTCCTCTCCGTGCTCGTCATCGTCGGCTCCACGGTCGTAGTGCGCATCGCGGGCGACATCGCCACCCGGTTGAGCAAGCGCTTCGCCAACCGGCGGCCGACGATCCAGAAGTTCGAGTCCGCGCTCCGGTTCATCATCTACATCGGTGCGGCCGCAATTTGCATCAGCCTGAGCGTGCGGCTGGACTCCACGGCGCTGACCGTCATCGGTGGCGCCCTCGCCTTTGCCGTCGGTTTCGCAATGCGCGACCTGGTCGCAGCCTTCATCGCCGGCATCACCATCATGTTCGATCGACCATTTCAGGTCGGGGATCGCGTGGCGTACGCCGGGGAGTACGGGGATATCCTGAAGATCGGGCTTCGCAGTGTTCAGATGAACACGCTGGACCACAACATCGTCACGATCCCGAACAACAAGATCCTCACCGACGTCACCTCGAGCGGCAACTACGGCGCTCTCGAGATGCAGGTGGCGATGGATTTCTACGTCGGTGTCGATCAAAACGCAGAGCTCGCAGCCGACCTGATCAAGGAAGCCTGCCTCACGAGCCCCTACGTCTATTTCGACCAACCCATCCCCGTCCTGGCCAAGCAGGTGATCGTTCAGGAGTACGTGGCCGTGCACCTCAAGGCCCGCCCGTACGTCTTCGATTGTCGTTACGAGAAGCCATTCGAGACCGACGTACACTTCCGCGTGCTCAGGGCCTTTGCCGAGCACGGCATCTTGCCGCCGGCAATTTTGCACCGGAACGTGAACGAGAGCTCGGCGGCCGCGAAGCGCCGCGCCGAGGCGCCGATCATTTCTCAGAACTGA
- a CDS encoding AAA family ATPase, which yields MNTPKRLRGRVPRVVALFGRAAVAAVVSSVPRPGFAAGDAGPAPSASVASEISDAGTARDAVSGDAGPRERAEVAALRATAKDIRDFLAESLDLAVEPATLFDLPLTDEAALRVEAERLRAVIERADREVWDGGVLVEPASEGPPPAESGDGGAEASVPLRELDPELFAARVEVDRARLEFYLLPAARKKALATRHAERQREAPDDVSAELSESQRKAQKAERDQKSALAAAQRARTEAERLVAEERARLLGISGSQANSEGELVKAKQALKDRAERTLTFRRRVRELVADRTAVEGADALYDELRVYLRAARTELDAAIVASTAESGIDDSGPDRLGDLAANVDRSAIEGSRKEIDAVAARLRETEAGLRRERAAQLYDDVRDLNADRLTLLPRLSPAKRATVTGFGAGGFDQAGSELKQVTLVLRYHVMATRRWIAGMAEPGSGRGASAVTIGAVAVKWLFVLIAFVWWRRRGGPLLEQWRERILEEHRRERIVEPSRLYGALGFVQSTRGPVEGLLLVGALDWLLPSTAQGQLEVTLLTTVFLWTVGGALVVVVINTLAGGTELAGANRAPTQTAVVRLRSLRLIGRTVVAFGLILALSAKLVGPGTIYSWVFSLCWFAAIPLTLVVVRWWRSIIFARINATRKKKAFETWVVANQTGWKSFLAAGAAGAFLFGNGTYRAVRGWVGRFDLTRRALAYLFRRGLDRLAEEKTDLAFKDLPSEAFVALGPTTASNQNVSGSASEQVKNVIARIEQVGGGVFAVVGERGGGKTSVLSQVREAYPDVVLVNCPETGLEGLRAALAKAVGADPAASFEDVLRPLNVENRDAAVLIDDAHLLIQPIMGGLAEFDRLIDVARHNSSSCAWFFAIDDVIWRFFERARGARPLFDEVIALDPWREEEIVQLLTARCEQAGVAPSFEHLLESLPADADEVDRAEALSRAAAGYYRLLWDYSAGNPGVALHMWRRSLGLGAEDKVCVKLFQAPDTRELEQLPDPTVFVLRAVIQLEPARPEDVARATMLRGSQVEDALRYGLARGYFAMVGDRYRVSWAWYRAVTRFLQRRHLLASRR from the coding sequence ATGAATACGCCGAAGCGCCTGCGCGGTCGGGTGCCCCGGGTGGTGGCTCTCTTTGGCCGTGCGGCAGTGGCGGCGGTCGTATCCTCGGTGCCGCGGCCGGGTTTTGCAGCGGGCGACGCCGGTCCGGCACCGAGCGCGTCGGTTGCGTCGGAGATCTCCGATGCGGGCACTGCACGTGACGCGGTTTCCGGTGACGCGGGTCCCAGGGAGCGAGCAGAGGTGGCTGCGCTGCGCGCGACCGCCAAGGACATTCGGGATTTCCTGGCGGAGTCCCTCGATCTCGCCGTGGAGCCCGCCACCCTCTTCGATCTGCCGCTCACCGACGAGGCGGCACTGCGAGTCGAGGCAGAGCGCCTGCGCGCTGTCATCGAGCGAGCCGACCGAGAGGTTTGGGACGGTGGTGTTCTGGTCGAGCCGGCGAGCGAAGGCCCGCCGCCAGCGGAATCGGGCGACGGCGGAGCTGAAGCGAGCGTTCCGCTTCGAGAGCTGGACCCGGAGCTGTTTGCCGCACGGGTCGAGGTCGACCGTGCTCGCCTCGAGTTCTACCTGCTGCCAGCGGCGCGCAAGAAGGCACTCGCAACCCGACATGCGGAGCGGCAGCGTGAGGCACCCGATGACGTCTCCGCCGAGCTGAGCGAGTCACAGCGTAAGGCGCAGAAGGCGGAGCGCGACCAGAAGAGTGCGCTTGCGGCGGCGCAGCGGGCTCGCACGGAAGCGGAGCGTCTCGTTGCAGAGGAACGCGCGCGCCTGCTCGGGATCTCGGGTTCGCAGGCGAACTCGGAGGGTGAGCTCGTCAAGGCAAAACAGGCACTGAAGGACCGCGCCGAGCGTACCCTGACCTTCCGCCGCAGGGTCCGCGAGCTGGTTGCCGATCGGACTGCTGTCGAAGGTGCCGACGCTCTCTACGACGAGCTCCGGGTCTACTTGAGGGCGGCGCGCACCGAGCTCGACGCTGCAATCGTGGCTAGCACGGCAGAGAGCGGAATCGACGACAGCGGGCCCGATCGTCTGGGGGACTTGGCGGCGAATGTCGATCGCTCGGCAATCGAAGGTTCTCGTAAAGAAATCGACGCAGTCGCGGCACGTCTACGGGAGACTGAAGCTGGGCTCCGCCGGGAGCGCGCGGCGCAGCTCTACGACGACGTCAGGGATCTCAACGCCGACCGGTTGACTCTTCTGCCTCGACTCAGCCCGGCCAAGCGTGCGACGGTCACCGGTTTCGGAGCCGGTGGTTTCGATCAGGCTGGGTCGGAGCTCAAACAAGTGACGCTGGTGCTGCGTTACCACGTGATGGCGACGCGGCGCTGGATCGCGGGAATGGCCGAGCCGGGCTCCGGCCGAGGTGCCTCCGCGGTTACCATCGGCGCGGTGGCGGTGAAGTGGTTGTTCGTGCTGATCGCGTTTGTGTGGTGGCGACGCCGCGGCGGACCGTTGCTCGAACAATGGCGCGAACGTATCTTGGAGGAGCACCGGCGCGAGCGCATCGTGGAGCCGAGCCGCCTCTACGGAGCCCTGGGCTTCGTGCAGTCGACGCGGGGGCCGGTCGAAGGGTTGCTCCTCGTTGGCGCGCTCGACTGGCTGCTGCCTTCCACGGCGCAGGGACAGCTGGAGGTCACGCTTCTGACCACGGTCTTCCTCTGGACCGTTGGAGGGGCGCTCGTCGTCGTCGTGATCAACACCTTGGCGGGCGGAACGGAGCTGGCGGGCGCAAACCGCGCGCCGACTCAGACCGCCGTCGTTCGCCTGCGTTCGCTGCGGCTGATCGGGCGCACCGTCGTGGCGTTCGGCTTGATCCTGGCGCTGAGCGCCAAGCTGGTCGGTCCGGGCACGATCTACTCGTGGGTCTTTTCGCTGTGCTGGTTCGCCGCGATTCCGCTGACCCTGGTCGTGGTTCGCTGGTGGCGGTCGATCATTTTTGCGCGGATCAACGCGACCCGGAAGAAGAAGGCGTTCGAGACGTGGGTCGTCGCCAACCAGACGGGCTGGAAGAGCTTCCTGGCGGCGGGCGCGGCCGGCGCGTTCCTGTTTGGCAATGGGACCTACCGCGCCGTGCGCGGCTGGGTCGGCCGCTTCGATCTGACTCGCCGAGCGCTCGCCTACCTGTTCCGGCGCGGACTCGACCGGCTTGCCGAGGAGAAGACGGACCTCGCGTTCAAAGATCTACCGAGCGAAGCGTTCGTGGCGCTGGGGCCGACGACCGCGTCCAACCAGAACGTTTCGGGAAGCGCCTCGGAGCAGGTGAAGAATGTCATCGCGCGCATCGAGCAGGTAGGTGGTGGAGTCTTCGCAGTGGTCGGCGAACGGGGTGGGGGCAAGACCAGCGTGCTCAGCCAGGTGCGCGAGGCGTATCCGGACGTCGTGCTCGTCAACTGTCCCGAGACCGGGCTGGAAGGCCTCCGAGCGGCGCTCGCCAAGGCGGTCGGCGCAGATCCCGCGGCGAGCTTCGAGGACGTGCTGCGGCCGCTCAACGTGGAAAATCGTGATGCCGCCGTGCTCATCGACGACGCGCACCTCCTGATTCAGCCGATCATGGGAGGCCTTGCGGAGTTCGACCGCCTGATCGACGTGGCGCGTCACAACAGCTCGAGCTGCGCATGGTTCTTTGCGATCGACGACGTCATCTGGCGCTTCTTCGAGCGCGCTCGCGGAGCTCGTCCGCTCTTCGACGAAGTGATCGCCCTCGACCCGTGGCGCGAAGAGGAGATCGTGCAGCTGCTCACCGCCCGCTGCGAACAGGCTGGTGTGGCGCCAAGCTTCGAACACCTGCTCGAGAGCTTGCCAGCCGACGCGGACGAGGTGGATCGGGCGGAAGCGCTGAGCCGCGCCGCGGCGGGTTATTATCGCCTCCTCTGGGACTACTCTGCGGGCAACCCCGGGGTTGCACTGCACATGTGGCGCAGGTCGTTGGGGCTAGGTGCCGAAGACAAGGTCTGCGTGAAGCTGTTCCAGGCCCCCGACACCCGCGAGCTGGAGCAACTTCCCGACCCGACGGTGTTCGTCCTGCGGGCGGTCATTCAGCTCGAGCCCGCCCGGCCGGAGGACGTCGCGCGGGCCACCATGCTTCGAGGTTCACAGGTAGAGGACGCGCTCCGCTACGGGCTCGCCCGTGGGTACTTTGCCATGGTGGGCGACCGATACCGAGTGAGCTGGGCGTGGTACCGCGCAGTCACACGCTTTCTGCAGCGGCGTCATCTGCTTGCGAGTCGACGCTGA
- a CDS encoding mechanosensitive ion channel has translation MTADFLHNARTLLNKELFHIAKTPITVSTLLSVLAVVVATFWVSRALRRAVERVLTWKGERPANIGTVTSLLHYSVLVTGFGVALSTAGIDLTALFAAGAIFAVGLGFAMQSIAQNFVAGIILLAERSIKPGDLLEVEGKLVKVLEMGIRSSIAQTRDGEDLIIPNATLIQTTVKNFTLKDACHRVRATVGVAYGSDMAAVKETLTTVAHEVSKNWAVKDREPQVILLDFGNSSVVWEVAIWMTDPWLSRAAMSELREAIWRALQANKIVIAFPQLDIHLDDQVVSALGRQSGSGSARAAEC, from the coding sequence TTGACTGCGGACTTCCTGCACAATGCGCGGACCCTCCTGAACAAGGAGCTGTTCCACATCGCCAAGACGCCGATCACGGTGTCGACTCTGCTGAGCGTTCTCGCGGTTGTGGTCGCCACGTTTTGGGTCTCGCGGGCGCTGCGCCGCGCGGTGGAGCGTGTGTTGACCTGGAAGGGCGAGCGGCCCGCCAACATTGGCACCGTGACGAGCCTGCTCCACTACTCCGTTTTGGTCACGGGCTTCGGTGTCGCGTTGAGCACCGCGGGCATCGACCTGACGGCCTTGTTCGCGGCGGGGGCCATCTTTGCAGTGGGTTTGGGGTTCGCGATGCAGAGCATCGCCCAGAACTTCGTGGCGGGGATCATCCTGCTCGCAGAGCGCAGCATCAAACCCGGCGACTTGCTCGAGGTCGAGGGCAAGCTGGTGAAAGTGCTGGAGATGGGCATCCGCTCCAGCATTGCGCAGACTCGCGACGGCGAAGACTTGATCATCCCGAACGCGACGCTCATCCAGACCACGGTGAAGAATTTCACGCTCAAGGATGCCTGCCACCGGGTGCGGGCGACCGTCGGAGTCGCGTACGGTTCGGACATGGCCGCGGTGAAAGAAACGCTCACCACCGTGGCCCATGAAGTCAGCAAGAATTGGGCGGTCAAGGATCGCGAGCCGCAGGTCATCCTGCTCGACTTCGGAAACAGCTCGGTGGTCTGGGAGGTCGCAATCTGGATGACGGACCCTTGGCTCTCCCGCGCTGCGATGTCGGAGCTGCGGGAGGCGATCTGGCGGGCCCTCCAGGCGAACAAGATCGTGATCGCGTTTCCACAGCTGGACATTCACTTGGATGACCAGGTGGTGAGCGCTCTCGGGCGGCAGAGTGGCTCGGGGTCCGCACGAGCGGCCGAATGTTGA
- a CDS encoding OmpA family protein translates to MKLKLMSFLVVPLAAAACASATRPPVATGAGTEGTARQAAPPPSDTATAVVVDPSIRAACGIEESKTWFDYNSARLGKSDAPVLDAVAKCFLTGPLKGKKMALVGRADPRGEFEYNLVLGGQRADSVKGYVLERGLGSDRVITSSRGEMDARGQDETTWAADRRVDLRLAD, encoded by the coding sequence GTGAAGCTCAAACTCATGTCATTTCTCGTTGTTCCACTCGCCGCCGCCGCTTGTGCTTCGGCCACCAGGCCGCCGGTAGCAACCGGTGCCGGAACGGAGGGCACGGCTCGGCAAGCTGCGCCGCCGCCGTCCGACACCGCCACGGCGGTCGTGGTCGACCCGTCGATTCGGGCGGCGTGCGGCATCGAAGAGTCGAAGACCTGGTTCGACTACAACTCCGCGCGGCTCGGCAAGAGCGACGCACCGGTGCTCGACGCTGTTGCGAAGTGTTTTCTGACCGGGCCGCTGAAGGGCAAAAAGATGGCCCTGGTAGGGCGCGCCGATCCGCGCGGCGAGTTCGAGTACAACCTGGTGTTGGGCGGTCAGCGGGCCGACAGCGTGAAGGGGTACGTCCTGGAGAGAGGACTGGGAAGTGACCGTGTGATCACCTCGTCCCGGGGTGAGATGGATGCACGAGGCCAGGACGAGACGACCTGGGCTGCCGATCGGCGGGTCGATCTCCGACTGGCCGACTGA
- a CDS encoding 2Fe-2S iron-sulfur cluster binding domain-containing protein yields the protein MAHIVYPDIGLEAEIAIGQSILEASTSCGAPEGSRCGGVRACSTCHVYVHSGAEHLNEVSDDEQELLELSARELRPSSRLGCQARVIADAQIEIEISDESFREYLDLNPEDRERAMTLWRRRKR from the coding sequence ATGGCACACATCGTCTACCCCGACATCGGGCTCGAGGCCGAGATCGCCATCGGCCAGAGCATCCTGGAGGCGTCGACCTCGTGTGGTGCGCCCGAGGGCAGCCGCTGCGGTGGTGTCCGGGCCTGCTCGACCTGTCACGTCTACGTGCACAGCGGCGCCGAGCACCTGAACGAGGTCAGCGACGACGAGCAGGAATTGCTCGAGCTGTCGGCGCGCGAGCTCCGGCCGAGCTCCCGTCTGGGCTGCCAGGCCCGCGTCATCGCCGACGCACAGATCGAGATCGAGATCAGCGACGAGAGCTTTCGTGAGTACCTCGACCTGAACCCGGAAGACCGCGAGCGCGCGATGACTCTCTGGCGGCGACGCAAGCGCTGA
- a CDS encoding YhfC family intramembrane metalloprotease, producing MPVFVVLERVCSMGFHLAATLLVLCAVVRRRPLLVSKARS from the coding sequence GTGCCGGTGTTCGTGGTGCTGGAGCGGGTCTGCTCGATGGGCTTCCACCTGGCGGCCACCCTGCTCGTCCTCTGTGCGGTGGTGCGTCGCCGCCCGCTGCTCGTGAGCAAGGCGCGGTCGTGA
- a CDS encoding radical SAM protein: protein MIEAARARPLGVPTKKPGPDKDPSLTRTLGMLFVTRRCNIDCSYCHMAHDGIEDTPLPTLKRGIDLLLGCSNGTLFHWFGGEPLLRMDLVKAGVAHIEATKPDEHRVEHLITTNGILLHKHLDWLREHGFRFMLSVDGSFESQHTFRKSLGDERAIYERIFATMELLGREGVGYFCNMVVSPESVDRAFDNVAYLKSRGVPRVQLAYELGANWEHDTRASYIRGLEAAIRTFHGKDGFQIQNSPYSEPVLGNPFFVIDCNGDMFQGCAVVLEKTLPTFNDVARLGHISAVDTLVGRQRERLAQVTYFLKHTRPNAADYVRLRSNMQLGYQVRRSLLALGHNV from the coding sequence GTGATCGAAGCCGCGAGAGCTCGGCCGCTCGGTGTGCCAACCAAGAAGCCGGGGCCGGACAAGGATCCGAGCCTCACTCGCACCCTCGGCATGCTCTTCGTCACGCGCCGCTGCAACATCGACTGCAGCTACTGCCACATGGCCCACGACGGCATCGAGGACACCCCGCTGCCGACCCTGAAGCGGGGCATCGATCTCCTGCTCGGCTGCTCGAACGGCACGCTATTTCACTGGTTCGGCGGCGAGCCGCTCTTGCGCATGGATCTCGTCAAGGCAGGCGTCGCGCACATCGAAGCAACCAAACCCGACGAGCATCGCGTCGAGCACCTGATCACCACGAACGGGATCCTGCTCCACAAACACCTCGATTGGCTCCGCGAGCACGGCTTTCGTTTCATGCTCTCCGTCGACGGGAGCTTCGAGTCCCAGCACACCTTTCGCAAATCCCTCGGGGACGAGCGCGCCATCTACGAGCGCATTTTTGCCACCATGGAGCTGCTCGGGCGGGAGGGCGTCGGATATTTCTGCAACATGGTCGTCAGTCCCGAGAGCGTCGACCGTGCCTTCGACAACGTCGCGTACCTGAAGAGCCGCGGCGTACCGCGAGTGCAACTCGCCTACGAGCTCGGCGCCAATTGGGAGCACGACACACGAGCGAGCTACATCCGCGGGCTCGAGGCGGCCATTCGAACCTTTCACGGCAAGGACGGTTTCCAGATCCAGAACAGCCCGTATTCGGAGCCGGTGCTCGGCAACCCGTTCTTCGTCATCGACTGCAACGGCGACATGTTTCAAGGCTGCGCCGTCGTGCTCGAGAAAACCTTGCCCACGTTCAATGACGTGGCCCGTCTGGGTCACATTTCGGCGGTCGACACGCTGGTGGGCCGACAGCGTGAGCGCCTGGCCCAGGTCACGTACTTCCTCAAACACACGCGCCCCAATGCCGCTGACTACGTGCGCCTCCGCAGCAACATGCAGCTCGGGTATCAGGTGCGGCGCTCGCTGCTGGCGCTCGGCCACAACGTCTAG